GGCAGTATAGACGACATAAGTATATTTGTTTCATTGAAATCTGCCCAAAAACTGCTCGGCCTGAAGGGCCTGGTGAGTTCCATCGAGGCCATGAACTGCATCTGTTACGGCGACTATATCACCGAAATAAAAAACAAGCTTGAAAAAATTCTCCCGGACACGCAAATAATCGTCTACAGGAATCTGGCGGTAGCAAGAACCGAAACCAGGTTGTTTATGGATCGGCTGGGTTTCTGGTTCCAATTATCTTTGTTCATCCTGACGGTTTTTGTGCTAGGTATTTATTCATACAATAACGTTAAGGAAAGAAAAATAGAAGTTGCCACCCTATCAGCCCTGGGAATTTCCGCAGGCAGGATATCGCTTATTTTTATTTACAAACTTCTTTTTATTGCCCTGGCCGGCGCTCTAGCCGGATTTTTACTCGGCACCGGTATAGCTGTTTATCTGGGACCAAAAATAGTAAAGGCCCCTGTAAAACCGGAGGCCGGATTGATTTTAATTTCGCTTTTATGTTCCTGCCTGGTGGTAATGGCCGCAGGTATTCTGCCGGTTCTGAAAGCCACACGCCTAGACCCCGCTGAAATCTTAAGGACAGAATAAAATGATAAAAATTGAAAAACTAACAAAGATTTTTTATAAAAACTCAAAAGAAATCTACGCGTTAAAAGACATAGACCTTTTAATCAACAGCGGCGAGTTTATTTCCATAATGGGTTCCAGCGGCAGCGGCAAAACCACCCTGCTTTTCAGCATTGCAGGGCTTATAAAACCTGCCAGCGGAAGCATTC
The window above is part of the Elusimicrobiota bacterium genome. Proteins encoded here:
- a CDS encoding ABC transporter permease, whose translation is MKILSIVNKELRYNKASFLISVLFVSLAVASVVSIRNMSEASKNKVRILMRDLGNNLAVLPKGTDPEKLWAGEYTLKTLPENYVNKLAGFSKIEAQHFVGKLQKYVVLKGNRLLLTGLMPEINPPGGSAKDLISPAISDGNAILGADAAKILGLKKGQNIDINGSKFLVEEIKQPLGSIDDISIFVSLKSAQKLLGLKGLVSSIEAMNCICYGDYITEIKNKLEKILPDTQIIVYRNLAVARTETRLFMDRLGFWFQLSLFILTVFVLGIYSYNNVKERKIEVATLSALGISAGRISLIFIYKLLFIALAGALAGFLLGTGIAVYLGPKIVKAPVKPEAGLILISLLCSCLVVMAAGILPVLKATRLDPAEILRTE